Sequence from the Neomonachus schauinslandi chromosome 9, ASM220157v2, whole genome shotgun sequence genome:
TGTAGCGCTATTTTTAAATGCTTCGCGCTGTGCCTTAGTGACTGCCGATAAAATCTAAGTAGACTGCTTTACAGAATGCTAGCCCTTGGAGGGACCTGAGGGACTGTGTATTGTAACCTCTTTTCCCAACCAGGAAGCTGAGGAGGGCGCGAGAGGTTAAGAAGCGCCTCAGAGGGTCCCCAGAATGAGGGGGAGCCAGGCGTCAAATTGAATTCAAGCCACTGGTTTGTTGTGATTTAACCAAAGGCTAAAGTTCTCGAAGCCTTTCCCTCCACCCGTGTGTGTCCTAGCAAGGCGTCACCGTCCCCGCCACAGGCAGGTCCAGCGGCCTAGCTGGAAATGCCAGCCTCCGGTGGCGGCCCCGGGACGGCTGCTGGGCCAGGGCCGAGGGGCTAGGCTGGAAGAATGCCGGCTGACGGCCCAGCACGGGGGTCACCCCCTACAGTGTCCACAGGGCGTGCCCAGAAGACCCAGTCCCTCGGCCTGCTCCGAGGCAGGAAGACACACTGGCCTGCTGGAAGGTGCGAGGCAAAGACCACCGCAAGACGCTCCTTCTGCAAGAGCTCTTCAAACTGGCTGAGTCATGAGGAGGGGGGCAAAGGAGCATCTCAGTTTGGAAACTCATGGCATTAGCAACAACTTCAGAAGACGCTTTGGCAAGGGGGAAGAGTCTGAGGGGGCCTATGTGTGTCTAACCGACTTGCATTCAAGCCCCAGCCTGTCACCTGTCTGTCAGTGCCCCCAGGGGTCTTGTGAGCACTAAATGAAGGCCCAAGTAGATCCTAGCTAGCTCTCCCCAGGCCTTCCCTCCCCCTGGCAGACTTCTCCCGTCACTCTCCGGGCCTCTACTTTCTCCCTCGGGCTCGAGGTGACTGAGGTGACGTCTAGTTGCAGCTGTCGGAGGCAAGCATCACCTGCGGTGTCTGCACGGTCCTGCTGGCAGGGACTGGCCTTTGCTGTCCTCCCTGAGctccctacccctcccccactgttgGGAAAGAGGGACTCAGGCCTTTACCTTCCTTGTGGGTGAGCTTCTCCCCCAGTTTCATGAGTTTGGACCGTAGCTCAGATGCCATGATGTAGCCTTTCTTCTCCTTGTCTGTCATCAGCATGGCcaaaagaatttctttctttggatCCTCTTGTTTTATTTGCGTGTGCGTAATGGTCAGGAAAGTGGAGAAATCcagctctccatctctgtctgggAAACCCCCAAACACAGCAGAGTGAGCAGGGAGGAAAAGGCTCTTCTTGAAGAAGCTCGGTGGCCTCCTGCCCAAGTTTTTATGGCCAGCTCAAGGGCCCCCTAAAATTCAGGAAGTGCCATGGTGGTGACAGTGTTATCGTGAGGAGGATGCAACCTCTCCTACTGAGCCTCCACCATGGATCTGCCTCGTTAATCCTCTCAATAACCCTCAGTGACCAGGATGACCATTGCCCCATTTTGCCCACTAAGGAGACGGAGGCCCCAGAGTGTGGAGTCACCTCACAGGGCGGTGGCAGGACCAGGATGGGGCACACTTCCTCTGCTCCCTTCCGGGTACCCCCCTCCTGCCCTGAACTGGAGGGAAATACTCCATGCATCCATCCTTCCTTGGCGGCCACAGCAGCACATCTACAAGGACGGACAGGTGACCCCGCCTGAAGCCTCAAGCCCCAGTCCCACCTGCTCATCTGCCTTCCCCCTCACTGCAGCGTCCGCCCCAGTCTCCCCAGCCCATGCCCCTCCTCCAAGCATGCCTGGGGGCCTCAGCCCAGGCCCTGGCCAGCTACAACTGCAGGAAATCGGAACTTCCCCTGACCACAACTTCCTGTTTGGAGGAGACAGAAGCCAAAGGAAACCACAACCCCTTCAGAGCTAGAAACGGGATCTCAGTCACTGAGCACCCCATCAGCCGGCTCCAGATCTTTAGaggcccacccccgcccccgaggGGCCCCCAGCGCTGCCGCAGGTACACTCTGATGGGACCTCAGAGCAACCCTAGCAGATGGCTCGAATCCATCTGAAAGAGGAGGAAACGAGGTCCAGACACCAAGAAGTCACCTCTGGGCTCCAGGTCAAGTGCTCTTTCCAGTCCACCTCCTCCCTCTGGGCCAGGCTTTCCTTCCTGTGTGTCCAACCACCAATGCAAACATCCACCCCGGCCTCTGACACCTCtctggtttttctcatttttgttttttaaaaaataaaacttgtttctGGTTATAAAAGTCCCAGGTGTTCCCATTGTCAAACATACAAGAAACAATAAAGGGAATGAAAATCATCCCTAATCCCCTCACCAGAGAGAACAATCTTTGGGTGGGTTTTCTTCTACCTTTTCTCTCGGAGTGTTGCATAGTTTTTAGGAGGTCAGTCTTTGAAAGAAGAATCGGGTCCCAACCCTGATTCCACCACTGGCTTAagaacttgggcaaattacctaaTGGCTCTGAACCTTGATCCTTACCTGTAAAACAGAGTAGGGATGGTGCCTACTTCACAGAGTTGTTTGAGCTAAGCATGTGACCGATACTCAGTGAAGGGAAATTGTTTTCTCCTGACACACGGGCGCACTGTTAACACTGTCTTTACTGCAGGTTTGTGATAACCTTGATGGAGTGCCTAGATCCCGTGGTCCTCTGTGACAGACGGGCATGTCGCTGGCTGCTGTGGGGATTCGAGGAAGCCTGAGTGATACGCAGCACACCTGGCCAGATGTCTCCATAGCTTCTGCTGGTGAGCTCTGACTCCCACCTGCCCCTCAAACGTCTGAGCGCTGCCTACCCCCACCATCCTTACCCACCTGCTGGGTCCTGCCCCAGGACCACAGCTGCAGGGCTCCGgggcctctccccccagcccagaTGGTGTATTGCCCTCCAGCAGCCGCCTCTGGCCCAGCCCACTCACCGATCCCGTGGGTCTGCAGGTGCCGCTGTACCTCCCCTGGTGTCGGGCTGGCCCCCAGGCACCTCATCACCACCATGAGGTCAGTGGCTTTTATCTTCCCCCGCTGCTCCTTGTCATACAGCGAGAAGCATTCCTTGTACTCTGTGCACAGCGCAGAAGGAAGAGTCGGCGGCATGTAATTGCTCTCCACCCCCATGccttctctgccctctctccctttcccttcctttccccttccttttgctctcctcctccccccttaGAGTTTCCAGatacagcaaataaaaatacagggctGCCAAGTTaaactgaatttcagataaacagtgaatACATATTTAGTATAAGTGTGTCCCGCATTTtgcatgggatatacttatactcaAAAGTTTTTGCTGTTCATCTGAAATCTACATTTAACTGGGTggcctgtattttatctggcaaccctatcccctccccctcctgacttcccttctgcctcctccctcctcccttccttctcttttttcttttcctcttttctccccttccatAACTGACTAAAACCAAAGGAAAGCAATCCTACCCTCCAGGCCCAGACCATGGAGACCAGGAGTCTACAGGAGGGCGTGCAGGATCCAGGGTACCTTTGCAAAGACAGCTTATTTGGGAAACCAGGGTAATAATGCCTCTGGGTTACTGAAAGGAGCAGGAATCCCCTCTGGGGGGCCTGGCAGAGAATGGCTGTCCTATGTGGTGGGCACTGCTGACCCCGCTCTCCAGCCCGCCACCTCCAGGTTGCTGAACCCTCCAGCTGTCGTCGGACACAGCCCTGGTCCTGTTCTTAAAGACTTcaggggcgggcgcctgggtggctcagttggttaagcgactgccttcggctcaggtcatgatcctggagtcctgggatcgagtcccacatcgggctccctgctcagcggggagtctgc
This genomic interval carries:
- the CALML4 gene encoding LOW QUALITY PROTEIN: calmodulin-like protein 4 (The sequence of the model RefSeq protein was modified relative to this genomic sequence to represent the inferred CDS: substituted 1 base at 1 genomic stop codon), whose translation is MAAADLLLGPPPSLADFRLEAGRKGTEWAVVGASSPQATAXGPRMAKFLSQDQINEYKECFSLYDKEQRGKIKATDLMVVMRCLGASPTPGEVQRHLQTHGIDRDGELDFSTFLTITHTQIKQEDPKKEILLAMLMTDKEKKGYIMASELRSKLMKLGEKLTHKEVDDLFREANIEPNGKVKYDEFIHKITIPVRDY